From Centroberyx gerrardi isolate f3 chromosome 10, fCenGer3.hap1.cur.20231027, whole genome shotgun sequence:
TCAATACGTGAATAGCCTATATCCTGCATAGAGCCATGGATGATTCCAAATAACCATGATGGCTCAACTGCTTACACATTCATCATAATAAGATCACTAAACTACTTTAGCGGCTCAAAGGAGAAACTGGAAGACTCTTATAAAGCATGTGGATAAGCTAGCGTGGATTCACATTGTTACGCCGTCTAAACAGCAAGGGATTCCAGCAGCTCATGCCAAGGATTTAGATTTGCTACAGTCAAAATTGTACTACTAGCGTTAATTTTAAGGGTAAGAAGAGAATATTTAACAACTGAGAGGCGACGCCGCTTTGTTAAATGTGAAATTCCCTGCTCGAGACATTAGTACAAAGGCGTCGCTTTATTAAGCATAACCCGGTTTCCATGGAAGAGGGGAAACTTTATAGTTCTCTCCCACACAAGTCTCGATTCACCTGAGgcccctccatcccccctccccctgtctctgtgtcttctttctttcctctcacttgctttggctctctctctctctctgtatttttccccccctctctggcATTCAGTTTAATAAGGCAGCGTGAATAGCTGTGACCGAATATAATGCCGAAGACCTGCTTGCAGTCTATAAATGTAGCCCTAATGGCTATACCATTATAACATTCGGTACAGTCTCGGCTGTGGGTGAATGCGTTGCTGGAGGAAAATAAGGAGGtggtgggaagggggggggtggAGCTCCCTTTCCATTAGCTGATTGAGTTGGAACCCACTCCTGTGGTCTTGGGCTTTGTTGCCTTCGCTCCCAAGCACACACAAGTGAGATGTAAACATATTTGTTAGGCTTGCTCGGGAATATGTTGTGAGAAAATTGTCTACTTCACCACTAAGTCACAGGTAGTCTATTTATAGAAGCGGGTTGCTCCAGTGTTGTTTTGTATCATCCAGCCCGTGTTTTTCGTGAGCCAGAGTGAAGGCCTAATGGACCATGCCGTGCTGTagtagctggctggctgtctgagACAACACATCCCCGCATTAAGATCCAACATGGACCCCGAGTGCGATGTCAGGTTTAATAATTGATATATACTTGTTCCGGTTTGGTGCCTCCATTGCGGAAAGTGGcgcgaggaagaggaagggagatgaGAGGCTTCACAAACCatcagtgtttttattctttatcaCTGACGGCCAAGATGGTGCTGTGTAGAAgatgggagggggtgggggtcatGATGCATAGTTAAGCGTGCAGTAGGCTATAGTGCAGGAGCTGGCAAGTGCACGCCTCTCTCTCAGTCATACGGAGTGAGATCTCATTCAGAAACCGCAAAAAGGACTGTTGGGTCTTGTTAAACATCTTCCTCGTCTGACACAAAGCACATCCGCcagcggaggaggaggcacGATGTTGAAGGGGGAAAAGAAAGCCGGAAAGAGAAACCACTCAACAATCCAGCAGCCGACACATGCAACTCGATGAGGATCCTAAAGACGATGAGAGAACCAGGGGTGAAAGTTGGAGgagattaagaaaaaaaaacgcaaacaccacatgaaaaatggGAAACGGGGAAAATGCGGCTTCCCCCGGCGCCGTATTCAGCCGAGGAGAAAAGTTAACAGTGCCACCTCAGTTTGCCCTCCTGCGTTCGGCTGCTAAATGTTTCAGCTGACACAGTAATTATGCGCTTTGTGCGTGTCACTGGGAGTTTGACAAACCCCTCCGCTTGCCACGGGTTTTGTTGTGATTGCAGCTTTGCCAGCATCTGCATTTCAGACACCTGTCACCTCTTAGAGATAACCAACCCCAGCGTGATCTCCGTCAGCGGCGGCGGCTGCACTGTCTCAAAGCCTGATTGACTTAGCGGCGCACTCAGATGGTGTATGATTTGGTGTAATGATAGCGATCGCCTACGTGTTACGAGGCCCTAGCTTGTTGAGCCTTTTAGACGGGGCGGGATCAGGAGCCAATTAGCGGAACGTGGCTGACAGGAGCGGGGCTAACACGTTGctgttgagaaaaagtgagaaaatctcAGTTATGAAGGTTGAATGTCATCAAGCCGGAGCTTCTGATGCACTTGATGCTGAACTAACTTGACAGATGTTGCCAGAGAGCAGGCTTGCTGTATTAGTAAAGCAGGATCATATTCGAAGGAGGTTGGGCCCATGATATGCCCCTGCATCATTGagcatgtatatatatttagtatgcatacaagcacacatacacgagatcacacacacacctatcacaAATCTTAAGCATTCTTCTTATAGCTTTACCAAACCATATACTCATGTGATAGTGTCTATTCCTCAGTTTATATCTTAAACCACACCTGTATTGCATGGCTGTCCCAACTATTGATCTGTGTATGCATGACTCCCTAGTTGTTTGGACAGCCATATAGATCTTTTGAAAGCCATTGGTTTTCAGTCGGGCAGAAAATAGGGCAATAAATACCCAGAATGACCTGCATCACACAAATTGAAGGTATTTTGTTAATTGGACTCTTTCAATTGAATTCTACATTCCACAAATGATTCAGCAGAGCAGATGAAACAGTGGATGGGTATGGCAAGtcattttgtaattttaattatttgatATAAGTGAGTTGGGGCTTTTTTTTACCCTGGAGAGTGCAGGTGTTTGAAGTGGAAGAGCTCATAGGTTACCTTAAATAACAACTTTCAGTCATTACATTTCAGATAACATAATTAGCACATAGCTATATTTGTACAAGACAGGCCACAAGGCTCCCTTTGATAAGATGTGTATGATTCCGCTTGGGAATGACTAATTAAGTTATGATCTCTTTGGGTCGCACTCAATCATCTGTGCTTAGACTCTGAATGTAGGCAGGCAGTGGCCCCTACGGGCTATCCTCTGTAAGACAAAGCGGATATTTTGCTGCTCTGCAATGccatattgtattttttgtgttgttgtaggGGCTGGAAAGTCAGACTCCCTTTGCGTTGCACCTTGGAATACAAATGCGTTTCTGTAAACTGTGCTGCAAATAATGAGTGACTCACGAGAACATACTGTAGGTCATGTGTGCAGACAAGCCCGCACGCgcagacacacgtgcacacacaacaaagacacacatgcaaacgcGCTCAGTCGCCCCTGTGCAcagatgcacacgcacacgtacacagacacacacgcacaggcgcGCGGACagacatgcacaggcacacatacaaacacaaacacgcacacataaacacgcgcACAGTCGCACCCgtgtacagacacacatgcacacgcgcgcaGACGCGCCCGCCCGCGCGTGctccacacacgcacgcaaagaATTGCATCTCTacctcacactcacacttagTATAACTACCTCCTCAGTCTACAACCTGCTCCTGTAGGACCGTTTCTGACCACTGGCCACTTAATTCGTCGCTTCGCTAAATTTTAACCTTTACTTCCAGCGGGACCGGTTCCAACGtcgagagaaaaaaacatgcactCTGAGTTTTCCTGATCGTGATCTAAGGATGTAAGCATTGTTTTTCCCTCTTGGTGAGATAGGGGAGCAGAGGACGGGCGGATAGGGGAGCTGTGCTGTTCAGtccaggaggcaggagacagtCGCTCTCCGAGGTGCTGAAAGTCGGAGCGCTCCCTCCTCAATCGCACCGAAGGACGATGAAGGAAGCATCCGCCGACAGCCGAGGTCCATATTATCTGTAATCACTGGCTTTAATCCCCCTTGCTTCAATTTTCCCGACTGTTAAACTTGTAGGCTACCTTTCTGGATTTTGCTTCTCATCTTTTTTCTTGTGGCTACTTGTCATGTAACCGCTGGATGTATATGCGCAACAAGACCGAatgctgttttcttcttcttttttttttaaatacacacCCGCATCATTTGGAAATATTAAAATGACTCTGGATGCTCTGGGAACCACATAGAGGATTTTTCTAAAAGCTGTTTTTCCCCCCcacgtttctctctccctctttccgtCCACGTCGCATGCCTTTGGACGTgaactgtgtttttgtctcacAAAGGTGAGTCCTATACGGATAACCATGAAGCAGACCTACTTTTACGCGGATATCACTTCGCTTGCACTGGAAACGGGGCATCCGTATCTCCAAAAGGCTGGTGTTTAATTGCTTTTAAGCCCGCCaccaagagagggagagagggagagggagagggagagggagaggggggattaCGGTATCTCTCGGAGCCTGGCGAATTTACCCTGTGGATAAACTGAAGTTACCGATAGGCTACTATCTTTAATCTGCTCTATAGCCCTCTATTTCTCGGACTCTCTGGCTTCAGACTAAGTGGAAATCAAGCAATTTCAACGCGGTGAGTTGGTTAAGGCGAATGCCCCATACTCTGCTTTCTATTGCCACTGACATTTACATGTATTTATCAAAACATGCAGCACATGCTTAGACGAAACCAAAGGATTCCAAGCTAAAGGGACAGATTTGCTCTCATATAAAGCTTATAAAGTGTCTGGATTCTGCTCCGtggtccccccctcccctcgcaAGGGGCGACGGATTTGGGTTAAATCCCATTGCGCATTTAACAATGATTCGGAAAATCTGCATGCTATAGGCTGATTTGGTAAAAGCATGTTACTGTAAGTCGAATATTGGAGCGGTAATTTGCAGAATAATTGGCATCAAGGGCATTCGAAACGGGCTAACGGCTACCTGTTGTTTCTGGTCGCTCACATTGAGTTTTAAATTGTACAAAGATGGCCTATTTAATAGCTCGGGTTTTATTGAGtggggagaagaaaagagagaaccCACTCCACCCACTTCAGATAATGGATGTGTTAACCTTTTCCACATAGGCTGCTCCTAATGTTGGGCGTTCGGCTATTGCCATGATTTTGAATCAAGATTatttgaaccccccccccccccttttctctctgtctctgtctcacacacacacacacacacactctctctctcgctctctatatatctctctctcacacacacacagtcacacacacacacacactcgcgcgcACATGCGTTTTTTTAATCGAAGGTTTTTCTTCCAGAAATAACAGTATCATGTACAGTCTGAGAAAAGCAGTTGCCTatcaagataaaataagatgatGGAAGTTGAATGATCcccgttgcagcagcaaatagtaatgggatacagcaaagaaaaatatgaatatagcaAATGTGGGTTTTTTAGAAACATACGCAGCCGagaatttcaacactagaaaatgttaaacaaaaatgaatggaaagtaGGTGGAAAGTGCTGTTTACAGCTTTATGTGGGTgtgcaaaacagcagcagtagaaTCATCCATCACATCATATTATTTCGCTTTTCCCCAACGCAGCTTTGTCCCCAATggtgatgctgatgatggtgaAGCGCAGGGCGGATCTGGAGCGGATACCGGGGGCCTAGGAATGCCATCCAGACGCTCTTGTTGAATGCGGATCGCGATGCCGCGGCGAAGGATGGGCCCTCTCTTCTCGGCCGCCTGCGTCGTCCTCCTGGCCCTGAACGCCGTGTCCGCGGCCTCGGTCGGCAACCCCGAGGATTACGCCGCGGACGAGGCGGAGCGGACCGCCGGGGACAGTATCGTCTTCGATGACTACCGGGGGAAAGGCTGCGTGGACGACAGCGGCTTCGTCTACAAACTCGGGGAGCGCTTCTTCCCGGGACACTCGAACTGTCCGTGCGTGTGCACCGAGGACGGGCCCGTGTGCGACCAGCCCGAGTGCCCCAAGATCCACCCCAAGTGCACCAAAGTGGAGCACAATGGATGCTGCCCCGAGTGCAAGGAGGTTAAAAACTTTTGCGAGTACCGGGGGAAAACTTACAAAATCCTGGAGGAATTCAAGGTAAGAAGTCATGAATCTGAATTGCAGGATATGGCCCAACCTGGATCTAAATAGTATTATAATAGCTTATTTATCATTTGCTTTATTGATGCAGCTGGTCCAGGGGGGTCAGTTCACTAAATCACAAGCTATGGCAAACTTTGCCACCAAACCTTCCAGCCTTCCAATATCCAGTAATCTTTAGGAtcaagtggagcaatgactgacaTTATTTGGTCAATATAACAAATGATTAGATGGAGAACACCAAACTATCGGCCTAGAGGGAACATTTGTCCTGAAGGCTCCCTGCTTAAGTAAAGTTATGGCCTCCAATGACATTTCTGGCACTTTCACTTGGCCTTTGCCCTCCACTATGATGATAACAAACAATAAGGTCAAAACATGTGGACTCACATATGGCAACTGGCCAACTGATGCCCATGAGCTGGTTCAGTGTTGCCAGGTTGATTCAATCAGTCACTATCAatgaaaagtgctgtaaaagCATCAGCATAATTTTGCCAGTGAATCAACCATCTTACATTATGGCTGACCACCAGACTGTTTGGGTTATTCAGCTGTTGTAAATATGAAGATAATCATATAAACATTTCTAACTAGGCTTGCATGTtcatgatatatgatatgacaGGGACAGCGGTCAATGGCATTGCTTTTGGTCTTGCAGTTGTGTTGACATCAATCATCTtgatgatattgatattgaaaaaaaaaaaacccaccaaaTTTGCAAAATACAATGTAAAAGAAGCATGGACTAAAGGCTTTGTGTTGGGGGTTAGTGTAACTATATCGTTTCATGGCATACTGTACAAGTATCATGTGaacttgtttgtttatggaCCAGGGGCACAAAGATGGCTGCCTCCTGGACTGATGTcattccctcctccctgccctgTTTATCTCACACTGCAACATGGCAAATGGCAAATGCTATGCTGGCAAATATGCTGATATTTCAATGCTTGCTCTGTGGAATGATACTAACATTACACCAGAAGGCTGCCATCGTTCTGCTCCAGGACCATTGTTCCAATACAAGTGATTTCAAAGCATGTATCTGTAAACACTGAGCCTTTGCTGGCAGAACTCTATTTCCATTGTGTCTTGTGGAAAGGGAGGACTGTGTCTGTCCATCAGACCGATGTCTTGACAGTCGTTATAGAGAATGACAGTATTGCCTGATTAGAAATGACACTGTGAGCATGACAACTACAGGCTGTGTTTTAAACTGTTGCTGCCCATGAGGAAACCTCCTCATTTAAATTCATCACAAGTGGATTGGGGCTGTGGATGATTGAAATATGGTCTGACACAATCTGGCCCAAACCGAGACGATGTAGCTCTGTGGTTAATCATGGCATTTGTTCATGTTTGCGAAAATACATAGGCTACCCGCTAGGAGTAATAACCCCATTATAATTGTGTGTCAGTCAAATGCTATAAGACTCCAACTGAAAAATCCATTACATCCGATTATTTTGGAGCTACTGATGTGAACATGAATTAAGCTTATTCCTGGGCTAAAAGTGAAGCTGGACTATCTTGAATTGATTTTCCCAGCCATATCTTAAATAGTTCTAGGTTTAGCCTGTTCTGGATTAAATAACCAGATTTTATGAAGGGAGGTTAGAGGTACTCTAGAACTAAATGAGGGCTTACATTAAGCTTTGAAAGGGCATCTTTAATTTAAGATTAATGTCAGTCAATGGCAGATTAGGAGAGTGTGCTGCGGCTGTGGGAACCACAGAGGTCAAGCAGTGGAAATCCACATTAGCCCAGAAATCGAATTAACCTGATGCATTTTTGATGCGCTGTTGAGTATTGCCTATGATTGATCGGTTTTATCTAATGATAGATCCATTCAAGAAGTGTAACATACATGTCCAAGCCCATTTCAGGGCTTTGAGGAAACTTTCCACACTTGTCTGATTGGTCTGATCagactttaaaggaatagttcaccccaaaatgaaaattattaactactcacccccatgtcagtcaaaactccattAAAGTTCATACGAAAACCAGAGAGCGAGTTTGCCCCCATAGTTCCATCTCTGCCTTTTTCGCTCTGGCGGAAGTCGCAAGACTGTGCCAGCTAATGTGCTACCAAGCCACGCCCCCAAAACGTCTATAGGCCGGTGAGTCGTAAACAGTCTTCTGACTTCCACCGGGGCgccacaggacacacacacaactaggTGCACAACTGTTGGCGCTTTCTAAAACAAAGCAATGGCATTGAGAAGAATATAAGAGATAatgaagtaaatattggactttttgGACCttcagtgcaatcgtttggctacaaaacacttggattatgctgcacaagctgttttgGAGCAATTTGAGGGAAGCTATGAAAAGATGGCTCCATTAACTTTAATAGTTTGtaagaaggctgagatggaactatgGTTGTCATACCAACTTCAGTGGAGCttcgactgacatgggggtaGTTAATGACTGGAATTTCATTTGAACTATTCTTTTAACTGTGCACAAGGGATAATTACATCAGGTCCACAGTATTGCTGCATGTCTTGGACTCTGTAGTCCAGAAATAACAATGTTACATTGAGTCATGTTCATTAAAACCAGTTACATATTCCAGATTCAGATCTTTCTAGCGCAATTAGGCCAGGAATCAAATTGAAACTGGCCTTGACCCTACATTCACATtgtgagcaacatgatcaacaagtcaccagaagttcatgcatttcctatagagctgagagaccagggaaactcggccGACGTGTGGACGGTCAACAAGGAGTCGGCTAAGAAAAGTTGTCCACGGTTGAACTTTTCATGGTCATTGGCCGTCAACAGATTTCTGCGCCTCCTTGTTTGGCAAAATGGATGAAAAGTTGATTACAACCATTCAAAACGTCCTAGTTCTCTAACTTTTATtcgaaagactacaggaataaacatcaCTAAACGATGCTCGGAGAATGGTTGGGTTagggatgttttttttagtttattttcaattaatgctacGTTTTTAGTGCTTTCTAGCTATGTTAACACATCAAAACGATGTAATGTAATAacaggcaataccaaagcaccAAAACCACATGATTTTTCTGTTCAAAACTTGGTAGCTGAAGACCATTACATAGATGCGATCAAAGCCTCTCGCACTGCCCACAgtcagtcagaatagagcgacccatcgACCAGGTTGCTCACAGCGTGAATGTGAGGTTAGGGTCCTATTGAGTCCTACGAGTTTTAGGTCGAAACCACTTTGGATTGTACAAAACTCATAAAATTATAACGTTTTTTGACTATGTTAGTCATcagcatgggaaaaaaaaaaagttgtgtttttaaagGCTGCAGCATTCTCATAAACCCATCTGACAAAGCTACTCATCTACCTCAGTAAGTTTGCTTTAGTTTGGATTCATGTGCGTCATCATGACTTCAAGGCAAAACAATGAAATCTCGTAAGGAAGATGTTGCACCTGTGACTATTAGCATATCACTGAAAAATTTAGGCAGAGAGCTACGCAGTGAATGAAACCAAATAAGAAGCATCATTATGAACTATTCTTGTTTATCTGTGGCTGAGTTTTAATCCACTATCacatgaaaaagacaaaaaaaaaaaagaaagtggttGGGAGTCATTATTCATCAGTTGTCAGTGTGTgggctttttttgttgttcattttcaCTGGCATGCATCCGCCTCCGGTACGTTCAGCTGGATGAGCGGATGGTCGCGGCATTCCTCTTTGTCACACACCTGTATCTAATTGTGGCTTGCTATTGTTTACAAGGCTTTTTAGATCTCCGGTGGGGGCCTAGACATTACGCATTAGCGCGGGCTTTAAAGTGAAGCGGTGCCGTTGTTAATAAGGGGGGTGTGAAATCAGCCCTTTTGGAACCCATGTAGTTAATCTGTCGTGATCGGTGTGTTTGCGTGTCAGACGGCATCAAGCTCAGCCCCGCATTGGGATGCGAGCCCACGCTTTCCCAGCGAGGGCGCCTGCGAGTGCGTAAGCCTCGCGGTTTGATGTGAGATCAAGTCCATCAATAGTGCATCTCACCCTCATAGCCATGCTAACCTTGACTGGAGGACCCAGAGAGGACATTTCATCGGtacttgggggaaaaaaaaaacattcatttgtTCTCATTGATTTTCCCAGCGAAAATTACATGACAGAAATAAGGAGGGAGGAAATCGAGGCTGAGGATGGCCGCCCGCCATTAGTCATCTAAATAATTGGTAGGGGCATGAGACGAGTGGTGCGAGGCCATGCGGGTTACTTAGACCACAGGTTGTCTTAGTCTGCATCCTGCGTGAGGCTGGATCTCTCCAGTCAGGAAATGAAAGCCTCGGAACCCTGTAGTGTTCAAGGAAATCAAAGGCTGTCAGTATCTGGGATGTGGACCCCAATTAAGAGATGCCGACAGGTTAACCTTTGGTGTGGGCCTCATTGGCATTTCCTTGGCTGTGATCCTGGCGCATTGTGCAGAGGTCTGCATTTACATTCAGCAgcaggtgagggaggagacatGCAGAGATACAGCATCCCAGAAAGCCAACAAGAAAGGATGTGGTGTCTTTAGAGCTTCTGGAACACTCTGATGTCTGTTTTTGAAAGGAGAGGGTTCTTTTTTAGATGCATAGTCTAGCATCACCCAACACCTTTTTCAATATCCAGTGCCATCATACAGTAAATCCTACCATGCAATATTAAGGCCAGTCATTAAGTGCCACTTAAGTAATGTGTGCAGTCATTGTCATGCTAGTGGTAATGGCCATTCACTCCACACAGCAGCTGGCTGTAGTGCAATGTCAGCCTCTCATTTGTTGAATCTAATCCTTATATAACTCATGCTTCAGCAATCTAAGAATCCACTTTAAAGTGTATTACCCAGTGCCAGCTAGCCCACTTCAGAAATGATATTGTTCTTTAGAGATTAAAGTATTATTTTCTAATAGTGATATGGATGTTGCAGGACTAGCGTGACTACCAAGCGGGTGTGTTTGCTGCTCTGTTGTTTTGCTGCCCTGTGAGAGTTGTGCCACTCACCCTCGGTAGGTGTTTCACCTACAGGGTTCCCCATCAGCTGAGGAAGAGACCAGTCTGCCCAGCATGGCTGCCGGCGCGCCTCTGGCCTCAGCGCAGCTCCAATCAAGAACCAGGAGATATAGGGTGAGTTCAGATCCCAGGTCGGACAGGCTAGGGCTGGGATGTGAACTCAAATGTGAACAATCCCGTCCGTGCTTCCTGCGATCCCCTGGGTGGAAGGGATGCAGAGttggagaggggggaggggggtgggggggggctgcttTGGATttaggagacaggagagatgaggTGGACGTTGCTTCGGGGGTCTCCAGCATTTTCAGTGAAGGTACACATTGTGACCTTAGATTTCGACCATCAGGCTATCTTGAATCATGTCTCATTTCAAAGCAAACAGTGTTAACCAATTCGACAAAGAATACGCCAAAATCTACAATCGTAATACTTTATTTCTACTCATCTTTCCTTTAATCTCCATGGGACAGATACTAATCTATTCAGTGCAACCACTGAGTAGGTCTTAAATGTGGAGGCGCTCTCATTTCCAAAGAAAACCATATTACTTCTTACCACCCTGAGCCTATATTTAGTTGTAGATGATAGGAAAATACTGCAATTTCAGAAAGTAACTTATAATTGCGCACTCAATAAACCAAACCCCCTTTGCACAACTTAATATAATTATAGAAAAGCAGAGATTAAGCGAAAGAATACATGCACgcacggatacacacacacaaccacacgtgcaaatgcatgcacacacacacacacacacacagagctgcctacacatcacacactgcaGTAATTAGTGACTCTGCTTTTCAACACTGACACCTATGAGACGCAACAGCCATAAAAAGCAGCAGAAATGATTGCTCAAATTGATTTTCCTATCCAATCTGCCAGCGGCAAAAATGGTTCTAATTTGAAGAAATGATTAAGTGCAAACAATTAGGCCGGAAAGAACTTTTCGAGACGGTTTTTCCTCACAACCAAGTTGCATTTAAAGGGAAGGGGAGGACCCCCTTTCCCAAATATCAAGAGCCTGCGGAATGTTTTTTAGCATCCAGCTCCCCTCATCCCCATgtcttgcctcctctctctctctctctgtattcccTGACAGCCGGTAAGATGTGGATTTGACGTGGGCGACACCGGCATGCAGTTTGACTGTCAATCCCATTCCTCCCCATCACTCCTGTTAATCGCATGCATGAGTTCCCTGTGACCCTGTTGTCTGGCCTCAAAGTATTTTACAttaccaccccccccacccctccccctgaAGGTCATTTGACTATTCAGCGCGGCTCTGTTCATCTCTGAGCGAAACCGGAAGGCACAACAGCCGCTTCGCTCTCGTACCCAGCCG
This genomic window contains:
- the vwc2l gene encoding von Willebrand factor C domain-containing protein 2-like isoform X1, with translation MGPLFSAACVVLLALNAVSAASVGNPEDYAADEAERTAGDSIVFDDYRGKGCVDDSGFVYKLGERFFPGHSNCPCVCTEDGPVCDQPECPKIHPKCTKVEHNGCCPECKEVKNFCEYRGKTYKILEEFKVFHLQGSPSAEEETSLPSMAAGAPLASAQLQSRTRRYRPSPCEWCRCEPNNEVHCVVSDCAVPECVNPVYEPEQCCPICKNGPNCFAGTTIIPAGIEVKVDDCTICRCHNGDWWKPAQCLRRECLNGQSLS
- the vwc2l gene encoding von Willebrand factor C domain-containing protein 2-like isoform X3, with the protein product MRIAMPRRRMGPLFSAACVVLLALNAVSAASVGNPEDYAADEAERTAGDSIVFDDYRGKGCVDDSGFVYKLGERFFPGHSNCPCVCTEDGPVCDQPECPKIHPKCTKVEHNGCCPECKEVKNFCEYRGKTYKILEEFKPSPCEWCRCEPNNEVHCVVSDCAVPECVNPVYEPEQCCPICKNGPNCFAGTTIIPAGIEVKVDDCTICRCHNGDWWKPAQCLRRECLNGQSLS
- the vwc2l gene encoding von Willebrand factor C domain-containing protein 2-like isoform X2, coding for MGPLFSAACVVLLALNAVSAASVGNPEDYAADEAERTAGDSIVFDDYRGKGCVDDSGFVYKLGERFFPGHSNCPCVCTEDGPVCDQPECPKIHPKCTKVEHNGCCPECKEVKNFCEYRGKTYKILEEFKGSPSAEEETSLPSMAAGAPLASAQLQSRTRRYRPSPCEWCRCEPNNEVHCVVSDCAVPECVNPVYEPEQCCPICKNGPNCFAGTTIIPAGIEVKVDDCTICRCHNGDWWKPAQCLRRECLNGQSLS